A genomic stretch from Natronomonas gomsonensis includes:
- a CDS encoding tRNA-binding protein, whose translation MGIDEPDIDPTAFLEDVEMRIGEITSVEPFPEARKDVYKLEVDFGSETRQSAAGLTDLYDPDDLLGRQVVAVVNLGTVNIAGFESQCLVTGVDSAGGGIVHLQPERDVPNGTRVY comes from the coding sequence ATGGGTATCGACGAACCCGATATCGACCCGACGGCGTTCTTGGAGGACGTGGAGATGCGCATCGGCGAGATAACGAGCGTCGAACCATTCCCGGAGGCCCGAAAGGACGTGTACAAACTCGAAGTCGACTTCGGCTCCGAGACGCGGCAGTCGGCGGCCGGACTCACCGACCTCTATGACCCGGATGACCTCCTCGGTCGACAGGTCGTCGCCGTCGTCAACCTCGGGACGGTGAACATCGCGGGCTTCGAGAGTCAGTGTCTCGTCACGGGTGTCGACAGCGCAGGCGGTGGCATCGTCCACCTCCAACCCGAACGCGACGTGCCGAACGGGACGCGCGTGTACTGA